A window of the Ostrea edulis chromosome 1, xbOstEdul1.1, whole genome shotgun sequence genome harbors these coding sequences:
- the LOC130047291 gene encoding zinc finger homeobox protein 4-like isoform X1 has translation MEFQSLTPPPGNHTNTGMALTLTSTPNSYGAMKFSASESQYKSERLEKPPEKSLSNSASSSVKNNGPDSSVDSDESDDSSSSEDRVKPSCSRLDELSDDNEPVDCDSCNKDFPSMQAYMEHSCARKSSDYVTSETFQAPIDGDLSEGESFDGKIVYNSDGSAYIIEGGDSDLSDLDSIIDLPNQETIIVDKKGSDIASQVPAFPHIANAFFVSKNFKNMYSIPSSPCPAPIMFSYRVYDVRNEKSDSDIEVEQNSTSDESLVPTKPILMCFICKLSFGYAKSFMAHASSEHSMSLNDREKDIMSKKNASAIIQCVGKEKEPLMSFLEPKPLSSSPKMRPLSSASQLFSPSSIKQSSYGSIGENTSVSFVYSKPKLSSPPFLQLNSGKSSSENSQGQLAKKELDSQHNDIKSSTNGYDDDENDNLADDDMSSLEISGIRKIDSSQESSFLQKMKQNSESFTKGMVSSNSSQLFPPSTISMANTSHSMMFLTVCDEHPQGRVQGVECPKCDMVLGSSQSLGGHMTMMHSRNSCKTLKCPKCNWHYKYQETLEIHMKEKHPDNDQQCLYCISSQPHPRLARGESYSCGYKPYRCEVCNYSTTTKGNLSIHMQSDKHLNNVQELANGNAEVKIPQQLPAQPPQPPIAVDPLSHLKKNKPKPTWRCDVCNYETNVARNLRIHMTSEKHTHNMMVLQQNMKHMQRDMQIQQMNQLMLMQNDPAFLAGISSPVPGNVNFQFDQSMIMPVLQGQFGEIPVDMRKENGGMGMSFDPHTPDASRMFQCCVCNQHATDSLENLHQHLQHDRTKHREQENIHVSQGTYICNLCQYKTQLKANFQLHCKTDKHLQRLQLVNHIKEGGSSNEWRLKYLNVSNPVQVRCNACDYYTNSIHKLQIHTGNPRHESNSQLFRHLQHGENKLSPSIKKYYHCALCSFSTRAKQNLIQHVRSMKHMHNEGLKQIQMKEQNITEIDPGEIFMVKEYKEEEEESIKFDEEDGESELDDSSMVTETELPDKHSDLPAGMFTPTTLPSIAKGGSINNNNTGSSNSNVNNEEQIHVCPYCDYSSVHEMRIQGHILTQHTHRSHQVLCPLCQEEFKDKSRLERHLMSTHSVKAEGLHRLLMMVDKGDWMPSPVTNTPANQNAVVPTPNIPINESGEINLEVMEAEASKLEVEEAIDTANFTEKGEIDNQYRCQTCSKTFSNIDGLYAHQNELGHLELKQTPRGPGYLCWKKGCNQYFKTAQALQVHFREIHAKCQILSASDRHIYKYKCTQCSLAFKNSEKLEIHNHYHLIRAATKCNYCGQSFSSIATLRKHVELGHAEVEESDKRKNFESMSENAEALAKILASSGMEKLLTNVSSKHGNENSSTLDAEKSLLVSSESIENASDAAKTDLNSNETMDKLDRAETSSPTESEKKLEDMDTSDGSEYKDQQFLEDYMNSQAIAEGGYEDPNRKFKCHRCKVAFTKQNYLTAHNKTLLHRKGDKMSYPMEKYLDPNRPFKCDVCKESFTQKNILVVHYNSVSHLHKVKQALQQGEGPLSPPNNDSTPATTASTSSETQSQSSAEDKNKAYKCNICKVSYSQGSTLDIHIRSVGHQTTAAKLPELIMSGQIDLSQPLIEQPSDAPKSQQQKLLAEMLQPHQILAATTAVSQPSLLFPGITSGIPPMTGLTQFNMLPGLSLPTSVTELTQSLPSPKHTSSKFKDNRDGEEAMELKQETKSDGVEDSKFLKTTYSCNRCNAVFINQENLSQHQIACLYQSGSLGPQNRSRNLNFLGRKTQVQKNLLENIGFECVMQFNEFNQPSIKREAIDEEDDDEEGDGESKVEPEREEQKEADKPERVENNDLPELNKSVCVTCKKEFSSVWVLKSHQEEVHKEVVPIDLVENLGEQFKTDFEKKQPKEAEKDPSPAPSDSVSICASDAPTPTMESNSEMPPPPPPSSAPQISPAQLDMAAQMMPMFGLGMHMPIPLSMAMAMNLQPPLMPMMFGPMIGDGSLPNTPTSLAEQSLPKQQQAAQTAQLAAQQAALNQKRARTRINDEQLKILRAHFDINNSPSEEQINAMSEQSGLPQKVIKHWFRNTLFKERQRNKDSPYNFNNPPLTTLDLEEYEKTGKIPQVSEEKSQDVKPVLVKEPEIQVKKESTKVETPSVTQLSQQQQQQQQQQDFQKQMQQLQQQQQQHLQQLKQQLQQQQNMFKEKVLDSSPLKHENPHRESPELSDNDYSNMSASSSIPSTPNHMASFMMTSGSGDDIRPRFEPTPYHSGYAKRANRTRFTDYQIKVLQEYFEQNAYPKDDELDHLSQILNLSPRVIVVWFQNARQKARKIYENQPPPESKESPSVNSSSPFQRTPGLNYQCKKCSAVFQRYYDLIRHQKKQCGLDSEKIQMPLHGGMEDDSDSLSTLSRDDFNDETASTNSHDVSNSGDKDHVNKIRFKCENCHLSFDGLEHWQEHQAVHAMNPGLFGNLPSNSAFGVLQSMAAAQQQENKNLMKRKLNDSFDDKFDDDDDQPRDKRLRTTILPEQLDYLYQKYQVDCNPSRKQLETISADVGLKKRVVQVWFQNTRARERKGQYRAHQQLIHKRCPFCRALFRAKSALESHLATKHPEEMAKGDINVDNLPDAAIEPPGSHGFGSLMTSPSDMSKLLSPHGMQSFMPGLSFSDQLQMSMKQFYEDSYKKYMSDLTSTPKDHPEKEKEFDTPHISKSNTTSTKSSSSGSEAPLDLSKPLKVNTDHDKHSEGPSTDISERSFEEHNISNKSFNDSISETYSNNENEDSHSITTSRPSSPSGHSSIQGKRYRTQMTSLQVRIMKSIFIDYKTPTMAECEMLGREIGLPKRVVQVWFQNARAKEKKAKLTMSKGYSAELDFPKPPEECSLCHFKYSHKYTIQDHIFTKKHIEKVRMYIQSQSDVESNLTGQGTSSSTSDALHQHQEMGRMRKAWDEAAALASGESQLAQIQAMRLGALGLPQMPGFNPADVLKDLKKEKKEKDSENDSKSQGNNKENDVAAQIAAANMMNPFGAGFLPGMDPSMFPYLGFPGMPGFMPGMGMPFMPPGFMPGAEHLLQYDPMTFGTPLSLLQIPPQAIKDVSIKLSEPKANVAQYTQDCKSINSLKSLVNSVDYSCARESTVDVGYICKKCQTVYPAKDACLAHQKTLCYPTVPENIQPLLKLEQIQYECCLCTDKWSTVQEYKQHCQGESHKARTARLHHKISPSKSSATSHSAVQGTTQPKDSSHTPTKSLSSSIIPSPLPKNDLKGDQNEASD, from the exons AATAGTGCTTCTAGTTCTGTCAAGAACAATGGACCTGACAGTTCAGTGGATAGTGACGAATCCGATGATAGTTCCAGCTCAGAGGATAGGGTCAAGCCCAGTTGTAGCAGGCTGGATGAGCTCTCCGACGATAATGAACCTGTGGATTGTGACAGTTGCAATAAGGATTTTCCCTCCATGCAGGCCTATATGGAACACAGTTGTGctaggaaatcctctgattatGTGACTTCTGAAACCTTCCAGGCTCCCATTGATGGTGACCTTAGTGAGGGAGAGAGTTTTGATGGGAAGATTGTTTATAATTCTGATGGGTCCGCTTACATCATTGAAGGGGGAGACTCTGACCTCAGTGATCTTGACTCTATTATTGATTTGCCAAATCAAGAGACCATCATTGTTGACAAGAAAGGAAGTGATATTGCATCACAAGTCCCAGCATTTCCTCACATAGCAAATGCTTTCTTTGTgtcaaaaaactttaaaaatatgtatagcATTCCATCTTCTCCTTGCCCTGCCCCAATTATGTTTAGTTACAGAGTATATGATGTGCGAAATGAAAAGTCAGACAGTGATATTGAAGTGGAGCAAAATTCTACCTCAGATGAAAGCTTGGTCCCAACAAAACCCATATTAATGTGCTTTATATGTAAACTGTCTTTTGGATATGCAAAGTCTTTCATGGCACATGCTTCCTCAGAACATTCAATGTCTCTTAATGACCGGGAAAAGGACATTATGTCAAAGAAAAATGCATCTGCAATCATCCAGTGTGTTGGTAAAGAGAAGGAACCACTCATGTCTTTTTTGGAACCAAAACCTCTTTCATCTTCTCCAAAAATGCGACCTTTATCGTCCGCCTCGCAATTATTTTCTCCAAGTAGCATAAAGCAGTCATCATATGGTTCCATAGGAGAAAATACGTCGGTCAGTTTTGTTTACTCCAAACCAAAACTGTCTTCACCACCATTTTTACAACTGAATTCTGGGAAATCCTCATCTGAAAATTCTCAGGGACAACTGGCAAAGAAAGAACTTGATTCTCAGCACAATGACATTAAAAGTTCCACCAATGGATATGACGATGATGAAAATGACAATTTGGCAGATGATGATATGTCATCATTAGAAATTTCAGGTATCAGAAAAATAGATTCTTCACAAGAGTCTAGTTTTCtacagaaaatgaaacaaaacagTGAATCTTTCACCAAGGGTATGGTTTCATCTAACAGTTCTCAGCTGTTTCCCCCTTCAACCATTTCAATGGCGAATACCAGCCACTCCATGATGTTCTTGACAGTCTGTGATGAACATCCACAGGGCAGAGTCCAGGGAGTGGAGTGTCCCAAATGTGACATGGTCCTTGGTTCTTCTCAGTCACTAGGGGGTCACATGACCATGATGCATTCGAGGAACTCCTGTAAAACCCTGAAATGTCCCAAGTGTAATTGGCATTATAAATATCAGGAAACTTTGGAAAtacatatgaaagaaaaacatcCCGATAATGACCAACAATGCCTTTACTGTATCTCCAGCCAGCCTCATCCAAGACTTGCCAGAGGGGAGAGTTATTCATGTGGATATAAGCCATATCGTTGTGAGGTCTGTAACTACTCCACAACAACCAAAGGAAACTTGAGCATACACATGCAGTCTGACAAACATCTGAATAATGTACAGGAATTGGCCAATGGCAATGCAGAAGTGAAGATTCCACAACAGCTCCCTGCTCAACCACCTCAGCCACCTATAGCAGTTGACCCTCTTAGCCATCTGAAGAAGAACAAACCAAAACCGACATGGAGATGTGACGTTTGTAACTACGAAACAAATGTTGCTCGAAACCTACGCATTCATATGACTAGTGAAAAACACACTCACAATATGATGGTGCTACAACAGAACATGAAGCACATGCAGCGTGATATGCAGATTCAACAGATGAATCAACTCATGCTGATGCAGAATGATCCAGCATTCTTGGCTGGTATCTCCTCTCCAGTTCCTGGAAATGTCAATTTTCAGTTCGACCAGTCTATGATCATGCCGGTTCTTCAAGGCCAGTTTGGAGAAATTCCAGTAGATATGAGAAAAGAAAATGGAGGAATGGGTATGTCCTTTGATCCACATACTCCAGATGCTTCCAGAATGTTTCAGTGCTGTGTCTGCAATCAGCATGCCACAGATTCTTTAGAGAATCTCCACCAGCATTTACAACATGACAGGACCAAGCACAGAGAGCAAGAGAATATCCACGTGTCTCAGGGCACCTATATCTGCAATCTCTGCCAGTACAAGACACAACTAAAAGCCAACTTCCAGCTTCACTGCAAGACTGACAAACATTTACAAAGGCTTCAACTAGTGAACCACATAAAAGAGGGTGGATCCAGCAATGAATGGAGGCTGAAGTACCTCAATGTCAGTAATCCTGTACAAGTGCGCTGCAATGCATGTGATTATTACACAAACAGTATTCACAAACTCCAAATCCACACTGGAAATCCACGTCACGAATCCAACTCCCAGCTATTCCGTCACCTCCAACATGGTGAGAACAAGCTCAGCCCAAGTATTAAAAAGTATTACCACTGCGCCCTATGCAGCTTTTCAACGAGAGCCAAGCAGAACCTGATACAGCATGTCAGATCCATGAAGCACATGCACAATGAGGGTCTGAAGCAGATCCAGATGAAGGAGCAAAATATCACAGAGATAGATCCAGGCGAGATCTTCATGGTCAAAGAATACAAGGAGGAAGAGGAGGAGAGCATCAAATTTGACGAAGAAG ATGGTGAGAGCGAGTTAGATGACAGCAGTATGGTGACAGAAACTGAGTTACCTGATAAACACAGTGACCTTCCAGCCGGGATGTTCACCCCCACCACCCTGCCTTCTATTGCCAAGGGAGGGTCCATCAACAATAATAACACAG GCTCTAGTAATTCAAATGTCAACAATGAGGAGCAAATCCATGTATGCCCATACTGTGACTACAGCAGTGTCCATGAAATGAGGATCCAAGGTCATATCCTCACCCAGCACACCCATCGCTCACACCAAGTCCTCTGTCCCTTGTGTCAGGAAGAATTCAAGGACAAGTCTCGTCTGGAACGCCATCTGATGTCCACTCACAGCGTCAAAGCCGAGGGACTGCATCGTCTGCTCATGATGGTGGATAAAGGGGACTGGATGCCATCACCTGTAACAAACACTCCTGCCAATCAGAATGCTGTCGTCCCAACACCCAACATTCCAATTAATGAATCAGGGGAGATTAATCTGGAGGTTATGGAGGCAGAGGCTTCAAAGTTAGAAGTGGAAGAGG CTATTGACACAGCAAATTTCACAGAAAAAGGAGAGATTGATAATCAGTATCGCTGTCAAACTTGCTCCAAGACCTTCAGCAACATTGATGGACTTTATGCTCATCAAAATGAACTGGGACATTTAGAGCTCAAACAAACACCTAGGGGACCAGGATATCTCTGTTGGAAAAAAGGATGCAATCAGTATTTCAAAACAGCTCAAGCACTTCAGGTTCATTTCCGAGAAATCCACGCCAAATGCCAAATTTTGTCAGCATCTGATCGCCACATCTACAAGTACAAGTGTACCCAGTGCAGCCTAGCATTCAAAAACTCAGAAAAGCTTGAAATTCACAATCATTATCACCTTATTCGTGCAGCCACAAAGTGCAATTACTGTGGTCAGTCATTTAGCTCTATTGCCACTCTAAGAAAGCATGTAGAGTTGGGTCATGCAGAAGTGGAGGAATCGGACAAAAGAAAGAACTTTGAATCTATGAGTGAAAATGCCGAAGCTTTGGCCAAAATTTTAGCAAGCTCGGGtatggagaaacttttgaccaATGTATCTTCTAAACATGGAAATGAAAATTCCTCTACTTTGGATGCTGAAAAATCTTTACTTGTCAGCTCAGAATCCATAGAAAATGCAAGTGATGCAGCCAAAACCGATTTGAATTCCAATGAAACTATGGATAAATTGGACAGAGCGGAAACTTCTTCACCGACTGAGTCTGAAAAGAAATTGGAAGACATGGATACAAGTGATGGAAGTGAGTATAAAGACCAGCAATTTCTGGAAGATTACATGAACAGCCAAGCAATTGCTGAAGGTGGGTATGAAGACCCCAACAGGAAATTCAAGTGCCACAGATGTAAAGTTGCATttactaaacaaaattacctgACTGCTCATAACAAAACTCTTCTGCATCGAAAAGGAGACAAAATGAGTTATCCCATGGAAAAGTACCTGGATCCAAATCGGCCATTCAAATGTGATGTCTGCAAGGAGTCATTTACGCAGAAAAATATCCTGGTGGTTCATTATAACTCTGTATCTCATCTTCACAAAGTAAAACAAGCTCTACAGCAAGGAGAAGGTCCTTTATCCCCTCCAAACAATGACTCCACACCAGCAACTACAGCATCAACTTCTTCAGAGACACAGTCTCAGTCAAGTGCTGAGGACAAAAACAAAGCATACAAATGTAACATCTGTAAAGTGTCATACAGTCAAGGATCAACATTAGACATCCACATAAGATCAGTGGGACACCAGACAACAGCAGCTAAACTCCCAGAACTCATCATGTCTGGGCAGATTGATTTGAGTCAACCATTGATTGAACAACCCAGTGATGCACCCAAGTCACAGCAGCAGAAACTTTTGGCAGAAATGCTTCAACCTCACCAAATTTTGGCAGCCACCACTGCAGTTTCACAACCATCTTTACTATTTCCAGGCATCACTTCTGGCATTCCACCAATGACAGGTCTAACTCAGTTTAACATGCTGCCTGGATTGTCATTGCCCACTTCTGTCACTGAGTTAACTCAATCACTGCCATCACCTAAGCATACTTCATCCAAATTCAAAGATAACAGGGATGGTGAGGAAGCAATGGAATTGAAGCAGGAGACCAAATCAGATGGTGTGGAGGATAGCAAGTTTCTGAAAACAACATACTCATGCAACCGTTGTAATGCTGTGTTCATCAACCAAGAGAATTTATCACAACATCAAATAGCATGCTTGTATCAGTCTGGAAGTTTGGGTCCCCAGAATCGAAGcagaaatttgaattttctaGGGAGAAAGACACAAGTACAGAAAAATCTCTTGGAAAATATTGGATTTGAATGTGTAATGCAGTTTAACGAATTTAATCAACCTTCTATAAAAAGAGAGGCAATTGATGAAGAGGATGATGATGAAGAAGGGGATGGAGAAAGCAAGGTAGAACCTGAGAGAGAAGAACAGAAAGAAGCAGACAAACCCGAGAGAGTTGAAAACAATGATCTGCCTGAACTTAACAAAAGTGTCTGTGTCACATGCAAGAAAGAATTTTCCAGCGTTTGGGTGCTCAAATCACACCAAGAGGAAGTTCATAAAGAAGTAGTTCCTATTGATTTGGTGGAAAATCTTGGTGAACAGTTTAAAACTGACTTTGAGAAAAAGCAGCCTAAAGAAGCGGAGAAGGATCCTTCTCCAGCACCCTCTGACTCGGTGTCCATCTGTGCAAGTGATGCTCCCACACCAACAATGGAATCCAATTCAGAAATGCCACCTCCACCTCCACCATCATCAGCACCACAGATCAGTCCTGCTCAACTAGACATGGCAGCCCAGATGATGCCCATGTTTGGTTTGGGAATGCACATGCCTATTCCTCTAAGTATGGCCATGGCTATGAATTTGCAGCCACCTCTGATGCCAATGATgtttggcccaatgataggaGATGGAAGTCTACCAAACACCCCTACATCTCTAGCAGAGCAAAGTCTACCCAAACAGCAACAAGCTGCACAAACAGCTCAACTAGCTGCCCAGCAAGCAGCTTTGAACCAGAAACGAGCAAGAACTAGAATAAATGATGAGCAGCTGAAGATATTGAGAGCACATTTTGACATCAACAATTCTCCCAGTGAAGAACAAATTAACGCTATGTCTGAACAGTCTGGACTACCACAGAAAGTAATTAAGCATTGGTTCAGAAACACCTTATTTAAAGAACGACAGAGAAATAAAGATTCTCCATACAATTTCAATAATCCTCCTTTGACAACACTAGATCTGGAAGAGTATGAAAAGACTGGAAAGATTCCACAGGTCAGTGAAGAAAAGTCTCAGGATGTTAAGCCTGTTCTTGTCAAGGAACCTGAAATCCAAGTGAAAAAGGAGAGTACCAAAGTTGAAACACCATCAGTTACTCAGTTGTCTCAGCAGCagcagcaacaacaacaacagcaagATTTCCAGAAACAAATGCAACAACTTCAACAACAGCAGCAGCAACATCTACAGCAACTCAAGCAGCAACTACAGCAACAACAAAATATGTTCAAGGAAAAAGTCCTAGATTCATCCCCATTGAAGCATGAAAACCCTCACCGGGAATCCCCAGAGTTGAGTGATAATGATTATTCCAACATGTCAGCATCCTCCTCTATCCCATCAACACCAAATCACATGGCATCTTTCATGATGACTTCAGGCTCTGGTGATGACATTAGACCTAGGTTTGAACCAACACCATACCACAGTGGATATGCAAAACGTGCAAACCGCACTAGATTCACTGATTACCAAATTAAAGTTCTTCAAGAATATTTCGAACAGAATGCATATCCTAAAGATGATGAGCTTGACCATTTGTCACAAATTCTCAATCTCAGTCCCAGAGTGATTGTGGTCTGGTTCCAAAATGCTAGACAGAAGGCCAGGAAAATTTACGAAAATCAGCCTCCACCAGAAAGCAAAGAATCGCCCAGTGTCAACTCCAGTTCCCCATTCCAAAGAACTCCAGGATTGAATTACCAATGTAAAAAGTGCTCAGCTGTATTTCAGCGCTACTATGACCTGATTCGTCATCAGAAGAAGCAGTGTGGACTAGATTCCGAAAAGATTCAGATGCCATTACATGGAGGAATGGAGGATGATAGTGATTCCTTGTCTACATTGTCCAGAGATGATTTCAATGATGAAACCGCATCTACTAACTCTCATGATGTGTCTAATTCAGGGGATAAAGACCATGTAAACAAGATAAGATTTAAATGTGAGAATTGCCACCTTTCCTTTGATGGACTGGAACACTGGCAGGAACATCAGGCTGTACATGCTATGAACCCAGGATTGTTTGGAAATTTGCCATCTAATAGTGCTTTTGGAGTACTGCAGTCAATGGCTGCTGCCCAACAACAAGAGAACAAGAACCTGATGAAAAGGAAACTAAATGACAGTTTTGATGACAAgtttgatgatgatgatgaccaACCTAGAGATAAGAGATTGAGAACTACAATTCTGCCAGAACAACTAGACTACTTGTACCAGAAATACCAAGTTGACTGCAATCCAAGTAGAAAACAGCTAGAAACCATTTCTGCCGATGTGGGTTTGAAGAAACGTGTTGTACAAGTGTGGTTCCAGAATACAAGGGCTCGAGAAAGAAAAGGACAATACAGAGCACACCAGCAGCTCATTCATAAAAGATGCCCTTTCTGTCGAGCTTTATTCAGGGCCAAGTCAGCACTGGAATCTCACTTAGCCACCAAACATCCAGAAGAAATGGCTAAGGGTGACATCAATGTGGATAATTTGCCTGATGCAGCCATAGAGCCTCCAGGATCTCATGGTTTTGGATCACTGATGACTTCACCATCAGATATGAGTAAACTTCTGTCACCACACGGTATGCAGTCTTTTATGCCTGGACTCTCATTCAGTGATCAACTCCAGATGTCTATGAAGCAGTTTTATGAAGACTCatacaaaaaatatatgtcTGATCTAACAAGCACTCCAAAGGACCATCCTGAAAAAGAAAAGGAGTTTGACACCCCtcacatttcaaaatcaaatacCACTAGTACAAAGTCCAGCAGTAGTGGATCAGAGGCACCACTAGACCTGAGTAAACCACTTAAAGTAAACACTGACCATGACAAGCATTCAGAAGGACCATCTACAGACATAAGTGAGAGGAGCTTTGAAGAACATAATATTTCTAACAAAAGTTTCAATGACTCCATTTCTGAGACATATTCTAACAATGAGAATGAAGATTCCCACAGTATCACAACAAGTCGCCCATCCTCTCCATCAGGACATTCATCCATTCAAGGAAAGAGGTACCGCACCCAAATGACAAGCCTTCAAGTACGCATAATGAAAAGTATCTTTATAGACTACAAGACACCTACCATGGCAGAATGTGAAATGCTGGGACGTGAAATTGGTTTGCCAAAACGAGTGGTTCAAGTTTGGTTCCAAAATGCCAGAGCCAAAGAAAAGAAGGCCAAATTAACCATGAGCAAAGGTTATAGTGCTGAATTGGATTTCCCCAAGCCCCCTGAAGAATGTTCCTTATGTCATTTTAAATATTCCCACAAATATACCATCCAAGACCATATCTTCACAAAGAAACATATTGAAAAAGTACGAATGTACATTCAGTCCCAATCTGATGTGGAGAGCAATCTCACTGGACAAGGAACTTCCTCTTCAACATCAGATGCCTTACACCAGCATCAGGAGATGGGACGTATGAGGAAAGCATGGGATGAAGCAGCTGCCCTTGCCAGCGGCGAGTCCCAATTAGCTCAGATTCAGGCCATGAGGCTGGGGGCTTTAGGATTGCCCCAGATGCCAG GTTTCAATCCAGCAGATGTTCTTAAAGACttgaagaaagaaaagaaagaaaaagattcAGAAAATGATTCTAAATCACAAGGcaa CAACAAAGAAAACGATGTTGCTGCTCAGATTGCTGCTGCCAACATGATGAACCCATTTGGTGCTGGTTTCCTTCCTGGAATGGATCCCTCAATGTTTCCATACTTGGGATTTCCTGGAATGCCAGGGTTCATGCCTGGGATGGGGATGCCCTTCATGCCTCCAGGATTCATGCCAG GTGCAGAACACTTGCTGCAGTATGACCCCATGACCTTTGGGACACCATTGTCACTATTACAAATTCCTCCTCAAGCCATCAAAGATGTGAGCATCAAACTCTCGGAACCCAAGGCCAATGTAGCCCAATACACGCAGGATTGTAAGTCCATAAACAGTCTCAAGTCGTTGGTCAACTCAGTTGACTACAGCTGTGCAAGGGAGTCCACTGTTGATGTAGGATACATCTGCAAAAAATGCCAGACTGTGTACCCGGCTAAGGATGCCTGCCTAGCTCACCAGAAGACTCTCTGCTATCCCACAGTCCCGGAAAACATTCAGCCACTTTTGAAGCTGGAACAGATCCAGTATGAATGCTGTCTCTGCACTGATAAATGGTCCACTGTTCAGGAATATAAACAGCACTGTCAGGGGGAGTCTCACAAAGCTAGAACAGCCCGACTACATCATAAAATCAGTCCTTCTAAATCTTCAGCAACAAGTCATTCAGCAGTTCAGGGGACCACTCAACCCAAGGATTCCTCCCATACTCCCACAAAATCTCTCAGTTCTTCCATTATACCCTCCCCATTGCCAAAAAATGACTTGAAAGGAGACCAAAATGAGGCCAGTGATTGA